Proteins encoded together in one Lathyrus oleraceus cultivar Zhongwan6 chromosome 5, CAAS_Psat_ZW6_1.0, whole genome shotgun sequence window:
- the LOC127080736 gene encoding extensin-like, with protein MSSRTLPITPSSQSTIYEPIPIPPPKINPQISTPIIEIPPQKSTPTLETLATETPIVSTPVLEQQSIPPSLSPPQLQTTPISPPPIVFAPQPNNPNITTPRTSPTRSVSDGHVSEGNS; from the coding sequence ATGTCGTCTAGAACCTTACCAATTACTCCTTCATCTCAATCTACCATTTATGAACCAATTCCAATACCACCACCAAAAATAAATCCACAAATATCAACACCTATCATAGAAATTCCACCACAAAAATCTACTCCCACTTTAGAAACACTTGCCACAGAAACTCCTATAGTTTCTACTCCTGTTTTGGAACAACAATCGATACCACCATCATTATCTCCTCCACAGTTACAAACTACACCCATCTCACCACCACCAATTGTTTTTGCTCCCCAACCAAATAATCCAAACATTACAACACCTAGAACATCTCCTACTAGAAGTGTTTCTGACGGACATGTTTCCGAAGGCAACTCCTAA